The genomic window CTCTGCTGTCCTCCCTGTCGCTGATCGTCCTGTTCAACATTCAGCGACGCCGTCCGACTACCGCGAAGGCGGTGGTGCACGAGCCCGCCGGTTCCTCCGCCTAGATTCTCCGGCGCTGGGCCCGCGGGCCCGGTGCGCTACCCGCACAGTTAGTATCCATAGAAATACTCTTTCTGGAAGGAAGTGTTGACCTACATGTCCACCGCAACCCCCACCACCGAACTCGCCGGCAAGAAGATCATCGTCTCCGGCGGCGGCATCGGCGGCGCCTCCACGGCGCTCGCGCTTGCGCTGCGCGGCGCAGACGTCACCCTTTACGAGCGTCACGAGGAGTTCAAGGAGGTCGGCGCCGGCCTGCAGATCGGCCCCCACGGCGTGAAGATCCTGGAGAAGTGGGGCTTGGGAGACAAGGCCATCCAAGCCGGTTACCTGCCCGACGACATGCAGTTCCGGGATGCGGTCACCGCCGAAAACATTCTGACCATGAAGTTCGACGAGACCTTCCGGGAACGCTACGGCGCCCCCTACCTGGTGGTGCACCGCTCTGATCTGTTGAACCTCCTCGTCGAGGCCGGCCGGGAGGCCGGCGCCGACCTGGTCAACGGCGTCTCCGTCGTGGGCGGCGAGGAGAACGCCGCCGGGGACGGGGTCGACGTCACGATCGAGCACCGCGCCGACGGCAGCGTCGAGACCGTCTCCGCGGACCTGCTCGTCGCCTGCGACGGCATCCACTCCGTCTTCCGCCCCAAGATCGTCCAGGACGAGCCCGTGCCGAGCGCCTACGTGGCCTACCGCGGCACCTCCGACCTGCCGAACGACCCGGACATGCAGGGGTTGAATTCGGTGGTGGGCTACATCGGCCCGCGCTGCCACTTCATCCAGTACCCGCTGCGTCAGGGCGAGCTGCTCAACCAGGTCGCCGTGTTCCAGTCGCCGCGCTACCTGGATGCCTTGATCGGCGGCACCGACGCCCCGGAGGACTGGGGCAACAACGAAGAATTCAAGAACGCCTTCGGCCACACCAATGATTTTCTGCAGGGTCGCCTCGGCCACATGTGGCTGGACCAGTGGTGGCAGATGGCTGACCGGGAGCCGCTGACCGATTGGGTGGTCAGCGACCACATCCTGGTCATGGGCGACGCCGCGCATCCGCCGCTGCAGTACATCGCCTCCGGCGCCGTCATGGCGATGGAGGACGGCGAGACTCTGGCGCTCTACGCCTCCGAGGCCGCTTCCGAAGGTGACGTGGACTGGGGCTCGGTAGTCCGCGAGGTCTCCGATGAGCGGGCGCCGCGGTGCGGGCGCATCCAGACCACCTCGCGCTTCTGGGGCGAGATGTGGCACGTCGACGGCGTCGCCCGCCACGTCCGCAACGAGGCCTTCCGGCAGGCGGAGCGCGGCGGCTGGTTCCACTACGCCGACTGGCTGTGGAACTACGACCCGGCCCGCCGCGATTACGTCAACGACCCGGCGTTGGGCGAGCTGCCGGAGGGGCTGAAGGACTGGGAATACAACATCCACAAGATCCAGCGTCAGCGGGACGCAGGCGTGAGCGCCGAGGACATCACCGTCTAATTCACCGGCGGAGGAAACGCTCCACTTCGTCGGCGGCGTCCGCGCAGATGATCGGCAGCTCCGCCTGCTCGGCGCGGGAAAAACCCTTGAGCACGTACGACGCCGGATCCATCCGGCCGGGTGGGCGGCCGACGCCCACCGCGAGTCGTTGATAGTCCTTCGTGCCCAGCGACTTGGTGATCGATTTCAGCCCGTTGTGCCCGTGGTCTCCGCCGCCGGGACGCAGCCGCACGTCGCCGAAATCCAGTTCGAGCTCGTCGTGGATGACGATGATTTCACCCGCCGGGACCGAAAAGTAGTTCGCCAGGGCTTTGACAGGTCCGCCGGAGACGTTCATGTAGCCGCGGGTGCGCCCCAGGACG from Corynebacterium maris DSM 45190 includes these protein-coding regions:
- a CDS encoding FAD-dependent monooxygenase; this translates as MSTATPTTELAGKKIIVSGGGIGGASTALALALRGADVTLYERHEEFKEVGAGLQIGPHGVKILEKWGLGDKAIQAGYLPDDMQFRDAVTAENILTMKFDETFRERYGAPYLVVHRSDLLNLLVEAGREAGADLVNGVSVVGGEENAAGDGVDVTIEHRADGSVETVSADLLVACDGIHSVFRPKIVQDEPVPSAYVAYRGTSDLPNDPDMQGLNSVVGYIGPRCHFIQYPLRQGELLNQVAVFQSPRYLDALIGGTDAPEDWGNNEEFKNAFGHTNDFLQGRLGHMWLDQWWQMADREPLTDWVVSDHILVMGDAAHPPLQYIASGAVMAMEDGETLALYASEAASEGDVDWGSVVREVSDERAPRCGRIQTTSRFWGEMWHVDGVARHVRNEAFRQAERGGWFHYADWLWNYDPARRDYVNDPALGELPEGLKDWEYNIHKIQRQRDAGVSAEDITV
- the pth gene encoding aminoacyl-tRNA hydrolase; translated protein: MMRVSDNPVLIIGLGNPGPKYAGTRHNIGVDVIEELCSRVVPMPASLSVHKRTNTEIAELPAGRLGARKAVLGRTRGYMNVSGGPVKALANYFSVPAGEIIVIHDELELDFGDVRLRPGGGDHGHNGLKSITKSLGTKDYQRLAVGVGRPPGRMDPASYVLKGFSRAEQAELPIICADAADEVERFLRR